A region of Planctomycetota bacterium DNA encodes the following proteins:
- a CDS encoding crossover junction endodeoxyribonuclease RuvC produces the protein MLGIDPGLRLTGYAVLEIPRGGGAGAGGGSRRGRAGGGAGAEATLVEAGVIRLVQGRSVARRLVELDADLRDIIERTAPHVGAVEKLYAHYKHPLTGVIMGHARGVVLLNIQRAGMDVVELGATEVKKSLTGNGHASKAQMQSAVQAQLGMAAPPSPPDIADAIAIALCCLRRLG, from the coding sequence GTGCTGGGGATTGATCCCGGGCTGCGCTTGACGGGGTACGCGGTGCTGGAGATTCCGCGCGGCGGGGGTGCTGGTGCGGGTGGGGGGTCGCGGCGTGGGCGGGCGGGTGGGGGTGCCGGGGCCGAGGCGACGCTGGTTGAGGCGGGCGTGATTCGCCTGGTGCAAGGCCGCTCGGTGGCGCGGCGGCTGGTCGAACTGGACGCCGACCTCCGCGACATCATCGAGCGGACCGCGCCGCATGTCGGCGCGGTGGAGAAGTTGTACGCGCATTACAAGCACCCGCTGACGGGCGTGATCATGGGGCACGCGCGCGGCGTGGTGCTGCTGAACATTCAGCGGGCCGGGATGGACGTGGTCGAACTGGGGGCGACGGAAGTGAAGAAATCGCTCACGGGCAACGGGCACGCGAGCAAGGCGCAAATGCAGTCGGCCGTGCAGGCGCAGTTGGGCATGGCCGCCCCGCCCAGCCCGCCGGACATTGCGGATGCGATTGCCATTGCGCTGTGCTGCCTGCGGCGGCTGGGGTGA